The genomic region TGCTCTCCGGGTTGTAATACAATTTTTGCAGCCGAAGAACCTGGTCCCAGATGTATTTCGGTTTCTAACCCATTTTTAATTAATGTTTCCATAATGCTTTTTAAATATTTCTGTTAACCCATGATGCCAAACCAGAGACACTCCTTGTTTGAATAAAGATTTTACCATTTCCTTCAACTCTGGTAACTAAACCTTCTCCTCCAAAAATGCTGGCAATTATTCCGCCTGATAACTGTGGTTTTAATTTCATAGATGGTTCATAAGCAACAAGGTGACTGGTATCAACAATTACTTCTCCATTAACTTCTTTTTCAAGTAATCCTCCATAAGCTCCGAAAACAACTTTCCCTTTTCCCGAAACCATTAATTTAAAAAGTCCTTCTCCTCCTATCCACGAACCCAATCCGGCATACTTAACACCTAATTTAATTGTTGAATCAGAAGCAATATAAGACCCTCGTTGTAAACAATAACTTTCACCATTAAGCTCTTTTACTTGCATGTCTCCCGGTGTAGGTTGGGTAATTGTAAGGTCTAGTGTTTTCGATGTGTTATTTGTAAAATAATTTACAAACAGTGTTTCTCCTCCAAAAACTGTCTTTATCAAGGCATTAAAAAAACCTCCATTAAATTTTGCCTCCATGTCTAATTCAGATGACATACTTGACATAGCATCTGATTCGGCAACAAAA from Bacteroidota bacterium harbors:
- a CDS encoding TIGR00266 family protein produces the protein MDLKLKGKPAFAHAQIKLEPGEVFVAESDAMSSMSSELDMEAKFNGGFFNALIKTVFGGETLFVNYFTNNTSKTLDLTITQPTPGDMQVKELNGESYCLQRGSYIASDSTIKLGVKYAGLGSWIGGEGLFKLMVSGKGKVVFGAYGGLLEKEVNGEVIVDTSHLVAYEPSMKLKPQLSGGIIASIFGGEGLVTRVEGNGKIFIQTRSVSGLASWVNRNI